From Desulfatiglans anilini DSM 4660, one genomic window encodes:
- a CDS encoding ABC transporter ATP-binding protein, with protein sequence MLNFILGKEIAGYVRRHRGLVVCALLLTAVSAVFVIVPAYLLQPFVDEGMKSGTDPVSWKIPWISFEGGSWTGWRKTEKVIVDGVSPNHLLVILTLVAFAAVFFKSITTYLSGLAAAAFSNRAVRSLRIDLFEKFVSLPLSFYNKRKSGELIARSTADLTVMQQLVSDILLGLIEHPITALVFLGYLFFMNYKLTLLVFFVGPVIVGLVRMFGRKVKKHSGRVQDATAEVTAVYQESLGCMKVIQGFFRGGDETGKFRRQAEELYRKVMRWNRWHLGLGPMMDSVVFLILPGVLIAGKIYFDHSLGELMSMVYAFSRVYSPVKRLALVSNNLRTLQGATARVFTILETVPEIQDRPGARELPRHGEAIRFEEVRFGYDPGEMILKDLSFEVRAGEMVAFVGSTGAGKSTLLDLVPRFYDVSGGRITIDGWDIREVTLESLRRQIGIVNQETLLFHDTIANNIRFGRPDAPEEAMIAAARDANAHEFIMAQPKGYETVIGDRGTLLSGGQRQRIAIARAIMVDPAILILDEAASALDAESERMVQQAIDNLRGTRTILVVAHRLSTIRKADRIYVMEGGRIIESGTREDLMARKGRFSQLHDMQFIE encoded by the coding sequence ATGCTGAATTTTATTTTGGGCAAGGAGATTGCCGGGTACGTGCGCCGGCACAGGGGGCTTGTTGTGTGCGCCCTGCTCCTGACGGCGGTCTCGGCGGTGTTTGTGATCGTGCCGGCCTATCTCCTTCAGCCGTTCGTCGACGAAGGGATGAAGAGCGGAACCGATCCGGTCTCGTGGAAGATCCCCTGGATCAGCTTCGAGGGCGGGTCCTGGACCGGCTGGCGGAAGACCGAAAAGGTCATCGTCGACGGCGTCTCGCCCAATCACCTCCTGGTGATTTTGACCCTGGTCGCGTTCGCGGCCGTCTTTTTCAAGTCCATCACCACCTACTTGAGCGGATTGGCCGCCGCCGCCTTCTCGAACCGGGCGGTGCGCTCCCTCCGGATCGACCTTTTCGAAAAGTTCGTCAGCCTGCCTCTGAGCTTCTACAACAAACGGAAATCCGGGGAGTTGATCGCGCGCTCGACCGCCGATCTCACGGTTATGCAGCAACTGGTCTCGGACATCCTTCTCGGTCTGATCGAGCACCCCATCACGGCCCTGGTCTTCCTCGGGTATCTCTTCTTTATGAACTACAAGCTGACGCTCCTGGTCTTCTTTGTGGGGCCCGTGATCGTCGGCCTGGTCCGGATGTTCGGCCGCAAGGTCAAGAAGCACTCCGGCCGGGTCCAGGACGCCACCGCCGAGGTGACCGCCGTCTACCAGGAAAGCCTCGGATGCATGAAGGTGATCCAGGGGTTCTTCAGAGGGGGGGATGAGACCGGCAAGTTCCGACGCCAAGCCGAAGAGCTTTACCGCAAGGTGATGCGATGGAACCGCTGGCACCTCGGGCTCGGTCCAATGATGGATTCGGTGGTCTTCCTGATTCTGCCCGGGGTTCTGATCGCGGGCAAGATCTACTTCGACCACTCCCTCGGCGAGTTGATGTCCATGGTCTATGCCTTTTCCCGGGTCTACAGCCCGGTGAAGCGTCTGGCCCTGGTCAGCAACAACCTCCGGACCCTGCAGGGGGCGACGGCGCGCGTCTTCACGATCCTCGAGACCGTTCCCGAGATCCAGGACCGGCCCGGGGCGCGGGAACTCCCACGGCACGGCGAGGCCATCCGATTCGAGGAGGTCCGGTTCGGCTACGATCCGGGGGAGATGATCCTGAAGGACCTCAGCTTCGAGGTCAGGGCCGGGGAGATGGTGGCCTTCGTGGGGTCGACGGGCGCCGGCAAGAGCACGCTTCTCGATCTGGTCCCGCGGTTCTACGATGTCTCCGGGGGGCGCATCACCATCGACGGCTGGGATATCCGCGAGGTGACACTCGAATCGCTCCGCCGGCAGATCGGAATTGTCAACCAGGAAACGCTGCTTTTCCACGACACCATCGCCAACAACATCCGCTTCGGCCGTCCGGATGCACCGGAGGAGGCGATGATCGCGGCGGCCAGGGATGCCAATGCGCACGAGTTCATCATGGCGCAGCCGAAAGGGTACGAGACGGTCATCGGCGACCGGGGCACCCTGCTTTCCGGCGGCCAGCGGCAGCGCATCGCGATTGCCCGCGCGATCATGGTCGATCCCGCCATTCTGATTCTGGACGAGGCGGCCTCGGCGCTGGACGCGGAGAGCGAGCGGATGGTGCAGCAGGCGATCGACAACCTGCGGGGGACGCGGACGATCCTCGTCGTGGCCCACCGTTTGAGCACCATCCGGAAGGCGGACCGGATCTACGTCATGGAGGGCGGGCGGATCATCGAGTCCGGCACGCGGGAGGACCTCATGGCCCGGAAAGGCCGTTTCAGCCAGCTCCACGACATGCAGTTCATCGAGTGA
- a CDS encoding acyl-CoA dehydrogenase family protein, with protein sequence MDFSLSMDQEILRKSVRDFAEKEIKPVARELDEREEFSYETMSKMAEIGLFGMFVAEEYGGQGMDYLSYIIATEEMARVDGSHAATVAAGNSLGIGPLYYFGSEEQKRKHLPRLCSGEALWGFGLTEPNAGSDASNSRTNAVLDGDSWVINGSKIFITNASTRISAGATVLCRTGTREDGRPELSCILVEQGTPGYETREMHGKLMWRASNTSELYFDDCRVPEENRLGPRGHGFYQMMQTLDGGRLSIGAMGLGGAQGCFEMALKYSKERVQFGKPIANFQVNSFKLADMALEIECARLLLYKACWLRDNNQPFSKVAAMAKLYCSEVMYRAANHAVQLHGGYGLMKEYDIERFYRDQKLLEIGEGTSEVQRIVIARLIGAL encoded by the coding sequence ATGGATTTCAGTCTTTCCATGGATCAGGAGATCCTGCGCAAGTCTGTCAGGGATTTTGCCGAAAAGGAGATCAAGCCGGTAGCGAGGGAACTGGACGAAAGGGAGGAGTTCTCCTACGAGACCATGTCCAAGATGGCCGAGATCGGGCTCTTCGGGATGTTCGTCGCGGAAGAGTACGGCGGCCAGGGCATGGATTACCTCTCCTATATCATCGCCACCGAAGAGATGGCGCGTGTCGACGGCTCCCATGCGGCCACCGTGGCAGCCGGGAATTCGCTCGGGATCGGGCCGCTCTATTACTTCGGCAGCGAGGAGCAGAAGCGGAAACACCTCCCCCGGCTCTGCTCGGGCGAGGCCCTGTGGGGCTTCGGGCTGACGGAGCCGAATGCCGGTTCGGATGCGAGCAACTCTCGGACCAACGCGGTGCTCGACGGCGACTCGTGGGTCATCAACGGCAGCAAGATCTTCATCACCAATGCGTCGACCCGCATCAGCGCCGGCGCTACGGTCCTCTGCCGCACCGGCACCCGGGAAGACGGCCGGCCCGAACTCTCCTGCATCCTGGTGGAGCAGGGAACCCCGGGCTACGAGACCCGCGAGATGCATGGGAAGCTCATGTGGCGCGCCTCCAACACGAGCGAGCTCTATTTCGACGACTGCCGGGTCCCTGAGGAGAATCGCCTGGGACCGCGCGGCCACGGCTTCTATCAGATGATGCAGACCCTTGACGGTGGGAGGCTTTCCATCGGGGCGATGGGGCTCGGGGGGGCGCAGGGCTGTTTCGAGATGGCCCTGAAATACAGCAAAGAAAGGGTTCAGTTCGGCAAACCGATCGCCAATTTCCAGGTCAATTCCTTCAAGCTGGCGGATATGGCCCTGGAGATCGAGTGCGCTCGGCTCCTGCTCTACAAGGCCTGCTGGCTTAGAGACAACAATCAGCCATTCTCGAAGGTGGCGGCGATGGCAAAGCTTTACTGCTCCGAGGTCATGTACCGGGCCGCCAACCATGCCGTGCAGCTGCATGGGGGCTACGGGCTGATGAAGGAGTACGATATCGAGCGCTTTTATCGGGATCAGAAGCTCCTCGAGATCGGGGAGGGGACCTCGGAGGTTCAGCGGATCGTCATCGCGAGGCTGATCGGCGCCCTGTGA
- a CDS encoding helix-turn-helix domain-containing protein translates to MNLGTLIRRHRKEQKLTLKALAHKAGISEGFLSQVENSVHSPSVDTLVSLCRALGVNAGDLLNQVEEQERLTVIRKDQWDEQELPHSGFVTRRFFAPENRTVIDCAVLILDPKASIPARKNIRNGQEVLCILKGSLELLHGDQTLQLHEGDSVQFWTDSGSQRIANTSGAAAVALWVGTI, encoded by the coding sequence ATGAACCTTGGCACCCTGATCCGCCGCCATCGAAAAGAGCAGAAGCTGACCCTCAAGGCCTTGGCCCACAAAGCCGGCATCTCCGAGGGGTTTCTGAGCCAGGTCGAAAACAGCGTGCACTCCCCCTCCGTCGATACACTCGTCAGCCTGTGCCGGGCGTTGGGGGTCAACGCCGGCGATCTGTTGAACCAGGTGGAAGAGCAGGAAAGGCTGACCGTCATTCGCAAGGACCAGTGGGACGAACAAGAACTCCCGCACAGTGGCTTCGTCACGAGGCGCTTTTTCGCGCCGGAAAACCGCACCGTCATCGACTGCGCCGTCCTGATTCTCGACCCCAAGGCCTCCATTCCGGCAAGGAAAAACATCCGCAACGGACAGGAGGTCCTCTGCATTCTGAAAGGGTCGCTGGAACTCTTGCATGGAGACCAAACCCTTCAGCTCCACGAAGGGGACTCCGTTCAATTCTGGACGGACAGCGGCAGCCAGCGCATCGCCAACACCAGCGGCGCCGCTGCCGTCGCCCTGTGGGTAGGGACAATTTAA
- a CDS encoding thiolase domain-containing protein: MITFSDRQLKTPKLMRPVYLVTAGQSKFDRAIPEKRTEELCIDALAMAARLIDKTPAELKRYIHSCYYGHFADHFGDQLLGEAVIHDRLGLDPLGNIGIKTGGATGGSTLWEAVKAVASGYSDCVLAMGWERMDEVPTDEGNHLISCAADKDWETPLGHIYTGYYAVMAQKYWQVFGREEESFRRTLAEISVKHHGYARFNPFAQAPMKITVEDVLKSPVVAYPLRALDCCLMSVGAACAIICDEDTAMELTKGTKNKPLRIWVAAGSHTLRPACRRHMEIPLLPHEKADQYADLGERFPGGERYPGFTGFLGARMCTYYGYRMAGIHNPMDDLDVIELHDAFTISDVQSYEDVGLRPYGEGRDYVESGDCYHTNPHTGKPGRLPSNLSGGLIGCMHAVGATGIMQTFEIALHLWNRWAELHGDPDIWKAFNRKKPDDWQDLQVKGAKRGMAISHAGVGSHVTATILMDPDHLLKPDA; encoded by the coding sequence TTGATTACCTTCAGCGACAGACAATTGAAGACACCGAAGCTTATGAGGCCCGTTTACCTCGTCACCGCCGGGCAGTCGAAATTCGACCGCGCCATCCCCGAAAAGCGGACCGAAGAGCTCTGTATCGACGCCTTGGCGATGGCCGCCCGCCTCATCGACAAGACCCCGGCCGAGCTGAAACGCTACATTCACAGCTGCTACTACGGCCATTTTGCGGACCACTTCGGCGACCAGCTCCTCGGCGAGGCCGTCATCCATGACCGCCTCGGCCTGGACCCGCTCGGCAACATCGGCATCAAGACCGGCGGCGCCACCGGCGGGTCGACCCTCTGGGAGGCGGTGAAGGCCGTCGCCTCCGGGTATTCGGACTGCGTGCTCGCCATGGGCTGGGAGCGCATGGACGAGGTCCCGACGGATGAAGGGAACCACCTGATCTCCTGCGCCGCCGACAAGGACTGGGAAACGCCGCTGGGTCACATCTACACCGGTTATTACGCCGTCATGGCCCAGAAGTACTGGCAGGTCTTCGGCCGCGAGGAGGAGTCCTTCCGCCGCACGCTGGCGGAGATCTCCGTCAAGCACCACGGCTACGCCCGGTTCAATCCGTTCGCCCAGGCGCCGATGAAGATCACCGTCGAGGACGTCCTCAAGTCCCCCGTGGTAGCCTACCCGCTGCGGGCCTTGGACTGCTGCCTCATGAGCGTCGGGGCCGCCTGCGCCATCATCTGCGACGAGGACACCGCCATGGAGCTGACGAAGGGCACCAAGAACAAGCCCCTCCGGATCTGGGTCGCCGCCGGGAGCCACACCCTGCGGCCCGCCTGCCGGCGCCACATGGAGATCCCGCTCCTCCCGCACGAGAAGGCCGACCAGTATGCCGACCTCGGCGAACGGTTCCCCGGCGGAGAGCGCTATCCGGGCTTCACCGGCTTTTTGGGCGCCCGCATGTGCACCTACTACGGCTACAGGATGGCCGGCATCCACAACCCCATGGATGACCTGGACGTGATCGAGCTTCACGACGCCTTCACCATCAGCGATGTCCAATCCTACGAAGACGTTGGCCTCCGGCCTTACGGCGAGGGGCGCGACTACGTGGAATCGGGCGACTGCTACCACACCAACCCCCACACCGGCAAGCCCGGCCGTCTGCCATCGAACCTCTCCGGCGGCCTGATCGGCTGCATGCACGCGGTGGGTGCCACCGGCATCATGCAGACCTTCGAGATCGCGCTGCATCTCTGGAACCGCTGGGCGGAGCTCCACGGCGATCCGGACATCTGGAAGGCCTTCAACCGCAAGAAGCCCGATGACTGGCAGGATCTCCAGGTGAAGGGCGCCAAGCGCGGCATGGCCATCAGCCACGCCGGGGTCGGTTCGCATGTCACCGCCACCATCCTGATGGACCCGGACCATCTCCTGAAACCCGATGCCTGA
- a CDS encoding Zn-ribbon domain-containing OB-fold protein → MSIFGTVVVKRGQYKIKGDFHTITPNMPIRSEDEKWHLVGVTNPRCMTYIHTYGGEAVFFENLSKGRIHGSRCDNPDCEFPGTVYLPFRIHCPDCLQRSTVVDLTEVCKTTATIHTFMVCERSGAFNTLDKPIKFINVEFEGVSTILMSYLSVGDPKIGMRVVPIFQTLEPTYTITDLSWVPEGTPSSKLPKGFTFG, encoded by the coding sequence ATGAGCATATTTGGAACCGTCGTTGTCAAAAGGGGGCAATACAAGATCAAGGGGGACTTCCACACCATCACCCCCAACATGCCGATCCGCAGCGAGGACGAGAAGTGGCATCTCGTCGGCGTCACGAACCCGAGATGCATGACCTATATCCACACCTACGGCGGCGAGGCCGTCTTTTTCGAAAACCTGTCCAAAGGCAGGATCCACGGCAGCCGCTGCGACAACCCGGACTGCGAGTTCCCGGGCACCGTCTACCTGCCGTTCCGGATCCACTGCCCGGACTGTCTGCAGCGCAGCACGGTCGTGGATCTGACCGAAGTCTGCAAGACGACCGCCACCATCCACACCTTCATGGTCTGCGAGCGGTCCGGGGCCTTCAACACCCTCGACAAGCCGATCAAGTTCATCAACGTCGAGTTCGAGGGCGTCTCGACGATCCTCATGAGCTACCTTTCGGTCGGCGACCCGAAGATCGGCATGCGCGTCGTCCCGATCTTCCAGACCCTGGAGCCGACTTACACCATCACGGACCTGTCCTGGGTCCCGGAAGGCACCCCTTCCTCCAAGCTGCCTAAGGGATTCACCTTCGGCTAA
- a CDS encoding glycosyltransferase family 2 protein: MKRLPVSVVIPCYNCGGTIVRAVESVLRQSAPPAEIILVDDGSTDGTGTVLDRLAAAPGMTGMLRVLHLASNQGQSVARNVGWDAAGGRYVAFLDADDAWHARKLEIQYEWMAARPSVAVTGHRTVRVRTGISDAASEEPLPGKWMSFRLRPLKMLLSNRIHMRSAMVLRGIPHRFDPRMRKGEDYLLWLEMILGGQEAWLLDLPLAFYFKALYGGGGVSGDLDEMEAGELEVYLKLYRSGRLPLPALPFFWIVSLSKYGMRRVIKR, encoded by the coding sequence GCACCATTGTGCGGGCTGTCGAGTCGGTTCTCAGGCAGAGTGCGCCCCCGGCCGAGATCATTCTGGTCGACGACGGGAGCACGGACGGCACGGGAACGGTCCTCGACCGGTTGGCTGCAGCCCCCGGAATGACTGGCATGCTGCGCGTCCTTCATCTGGCATCGAATCAGGGCCAGTCGGTAGCACGCAATGTCGGCTGGGATGCCGCCGGCGGAAGATATGTCGCCTTTCTGGATGCCGATGATGCCTGGCATGCCCGCAAACTCGAGATTCAATATGAGTGGATGGCCGCCCGGCCTTCGGTCGCCGTCACGGGGCACCGTACTGTCAGGGTTCGGACCGGCATCAGCGATGCCGCTTCTGAAGAGCCGCTGCCCGGGAAATGGATGTCTTTTCGGCTTCGTCCTTTGAAGATGCTTCTGTCGAACCGTATTCACATGCGGTCGGCCATGGTGCTCCGAGGGATTCCGCATCGCTTCGATCCTCGGATGCGTAAGGGCGAGGACTATTTGCTTTGGCTGGAGATGATTCTGGGCGGTCAGGAGGCATGGCTGCTCGATCTGCCTCTGGCCTTCTATTTCAAGGCGCTTTATGGCGGAGGAGGCGTCAGCGGGGATCTTGACGAAATGGAAGCCGGAGAGCTCGAGGTGTATCTCAAGCTTTACCGCTCAGGGCGTCTTCCGCTTCCGGCCCTTCCGTTTTTTTGGATCGTTTCTCTATCGAAGTATGGAATGCGGCGGGTGATCAAACGGTAG